From Micromonospora rhizosphaerae, the proteins below share one genomic window:
- a CDS encoding arsenate reductase ArsC → MSDKPSVLFVCVHNAGRSQMADGWLRHLTGDTVEVRSAGSEPADQINPVAVEAMREVGIDITDKTPVRLTWDAAEASDVIVTMGCGDACPVFPGKRYEDWKLTDPAGQPLDVVRQVRDDIKTRVLALLADLRQHQ, encoded by the coding sequence ATGAGCGACAAGCCCAGCGTCCTGTTCGTCTGCGTCCACAACGCCGGCCGCTCTCAGATGGCCGACGGCTGGCTCCGCCACCTCACCGGCGACACGGTCGAGGTCCGCTCCGCCGGCTCCGAACCCGCCGACCAGATCAACCCGGTCGCCGTCGAAGCCATGCGCGAAGTCGGCATCGACATAACCGACAAGACCCCGGTCCGGCTCACCTGGGATGCGGCCGAAGCCAGCGACGTCATCGTCACCATGGGCTGCGGCGACGCCTGCCCCGTCTTCCCCGGCAAGCGCTACGAAGACTGGAAACTCACCGACCCCGCCGGCCAACCCCTCGACGTCGTCCGCCAGGTCCGCGACGACATCAAGACGCGGGTCCTCGCCCTGCTCGCTGACCTGCGACAGCACCAATAA
- a CDS encoding ArsR/SmtB family transcription factor encodes MSKQALPVVDLNAVACCSPIAVRPMDVDQAAVVAPMFKALGDPIRLRLMSMIASVPEICVCDLTPAFDLSGPTISHHLKVLREAGLVDSERRGTWVWYRAKPEAFRQLGALLEISATPASGGTA; translated from the coding sequence ATGTCGAAACAAGCCCTGCCGGTGGTGGACCTGAACGCGGTCGCCTGCTGTTCCCCGATCGCGGTCCGCCCGATGGACGTGGATCAGGCAGCGGTGGTCGCGCCGATGTTCAAGGCCCTGGGCGATCCGATCCGGCTGCGGCTGATGTCGATGATCGCCTCGGTGCCGGAGATCTGCGTCTGCGACCTGACCCCGGCGTTCGACCTGTCCGGGCCGACCATCTCCCACCACTTGAAGGTTCTGCGGGAGGCGGGCCTGGTCGACTCGGAGCGTCGGGGCACGTGGGTGTGGTACCGGGCCAAGCCGGAGGCGTTCCGGCAGCTCGGCGCGCTGCTGGAAATCTCCGCGACCCCGGCCTCCGGCGGCACCGCGTGA
- a CDS encoding DUF2975 domain-containing protein, whose protein sequence is MGKLTVRALRAVLVVVLAGTVFVQALMVWALATDPEDGSLPLTPLRVITILGMVSVQVALVCVWRLVTMVRRGTVFSHAAFRYVDVVIGAIVAAALVWFAVTVLNAPGQRADPGVTVIMGGVGVAILGVALIVLVLRMLLAQAVARDVEAAQMQAELDEVI, encoded by the coding sequence ATGGGAAAGCTGACAGTGCGTGCGCTGCGCGCCGTGCTCGTGGTGGTGCTCGCCGGCACCGTGTTCGTACAGGCATTGATGGTGTGGGCGTTGGCCACCGACCCGGAGGACGGGTCGCTCCCGCTGACCCCGCTGCGCGTGATCACGATCCTGGGCATGGTGTCGGTCCAGGTCGCCCTGGTCTGCGTATGGCGGCTGGTGACGATGGTGCGACGCGGAACCGTGTTCTCCCACGCCGCCTTCCGGTACGTGGACGTCGTGATCGGCGCGATCGTGGCGGCTGCCCTCGTGTGGTTCGCGGTCACGGTCCTCAATGCGCCGGGCCAGCGGGCCGACCCGGGCGTCACCGTCATCATGGGCGGGGTTGGCGTGGCCATCCTGGGGGTCGCGCTCATCGTGCTCGTGCTGCGGATGCTGCTCGCCCAGGCCGTCGCGCGCGACGTCGAAGCGGCGCAGATGCAGGCCGAGTTGGACGAGGTGATCTGA
- a CDS encoding ArsI/CadI family heavy metal resistance metalloenzyme, with protein MSRVQLALRVSDLEGSVAFYAKLFGVEPAKRRPGYANFAIENPPLKLVLLEGEPEQPTVMDHLGVEVFSTDEVNAATKRLTDAGLITLEENNTECCYALQDKVWVRGPGNEPWEVYTVKADADTLTKGSVDGECRCGEPTDAEKEPATSGAASKCC; from the coding sequence ATGTCCCGCGTCCAGCTCGCCCTGCGCGTGTCCGACCTCGAAGGCTCCGTGGCCTTCTACGCGAAGCTGTTCGGCGTCGAGCCGGCCAAGCGCCGACCCGGCTACGCCAACTTCGCCATCGAAAACCCGCCCCTGAAGCTCGTCCTCCTCGAAGGCGAGCCCGAGCAGCCCACCGTGATGGACCACCTGGGCGTCGAGGTGTTCAGCACCGACGAGGTCAACGCCGCCACCAAGCGGCTCACCGACGCCGGTCTGATCACCCTGGAGGAGAACAACACCGAATGCTGCTACGCGCTCCAGGACAAGGTCTGGGTACGCGGCCCCGGCAACGAGCCGTGGGAGGTCTACACCGTCAAGGCCGACGCCGACACCCTCACCAAGGGAAGCGTCGACGGCGAGTGCCGCTGCGGCGAACCAACCGATGCCGAGAAGGAACCCGCCACCAGCGGAGCCGCGTCAAAGTGCTGCTGA
- a CDS encoding epoxide hydrolase family protein gives MSNDKEIGPFRLDTPEEAIADLRRRIAATRWPTRELVTDRSQGVQLATVQELARYWTTEYDWRKCEARLNALPQFTTEIDGVEIHFIHVRSRHEDALPLIMTHGWPGSVIELLQTVGPLTDPTAHGGTPEDAFHLVLPSLPGYGFSGGPTELGWESGRIARAWAALMDRLGYTRYVAQGGDVGANVTDAMGRQGPEGLLGIHINLLSGAIALKDQLPTESEQERAALDALNTFTTDGFGYFLEQSTRPQTIGYSLLDSPVGLAAWMLDHDTDSYYKISRAFVDGEPVGNLTRDTIVDNITLYWLTGTGASAARWYWEFGRFRAAAAASGQAPPPVSVPVGFTTFPGELWAAPRSWVETVYPDLAYFNQVDKGGHFAAWEEPELFSTEVRAAFRSLQKS, from the coding sequence ATGTCCAACGACAAGGAAATCGGTCCCTTCCGGCTCGACACGCCGGAAGAAGCGATCGCCGACCTGCGTCGCCGGATCGCAGCCACGCGCTGGCCCACCCGGGAGCTGGTCACCGATCGCTCCCAAGGTGTGCAGCTGGCGACGGTCCAGGAGCTGGCCCGCTACTGGACGACCGAGTACGACTGGCGCAAGTGCGAGGCCAGACTGAACGCGCTGCCGCAGTTCACAACCGAGATCGACGGGGTCGAGATCCACTTCATCCACGTCAGGTCGCGGCATGAGGACGCGTTGCCGCTGATCATGACGCATGGCTGGCCCGGCTCGGTCATCGAGCTGCTGCAGACCGTCGGCCCGCTGACCGACCCGACCGCTCACGGCGGCACCCCCGAGGACGCATTCCACTTGGTGCTGCCGTCCTTGCCTGGCTACGGCTTCTCGGGCGGGCCGACCGAGCTCGGCTGGGAGTCCGGCCGCATCGCACGGGCGTGGGCGGCGCTGATGGACCGCCTCGGCTACACGCGCTACGTCGCCCAAGGAGGCGACGTGGGCGCCAACGTCACGGACGCGATGGGTCGCCAAGGACCGGAGGGGCTGCTCGGCATCCACATCAACCTGCTATCCGGGGCGATCGCTCTCAAGGACCAACTGCCGACGGAGTCCGAGCAGGAACGCGCGGCGCTCGACGCTCTCAACACGTTCACGACGGACGGCTTCGGCTACTTCCTGGAGCAGTCCACCCGGCCGCAGACGATCGGCTACTCCCTGCTGGACTCACCCGTCGGGCTGGCGGCCTGGATGCTCGACCACGACACGGACAGTTACTACAAGATCTCCCGCGCGTTCGTCGACGGCGAGCCCGTGGGCAATCTCACCCGGGACACCATCGTCGACAACATCACGCTGTACTGGCTGACGGGCACCGGCGCCTCGGCCGCCCGGTGGTACTGGGAATTTGGACGGTTCCGGGCCGCAGCCGCTGCGTCCGGCCAGGCTCCTCCGCCGGTCTCGGTTCCGGTCGGCTTCACGACGTTCCCCGGCGAGCTCTGGGCTGCCCCGCGCAGCTGGGTCGAGACGGTCTACCCCGACCTCGCGTACTTCAACCAGGTCGACAAGGGTGGCCACTTCGCCGCCTGGGAGGAGCCGGAGCTCTTCTCCACCGAGGTGCGGGCCGCGTTCCGGTCGCTGCAGAAATCCTGA
- a CDS encoding S8 family peptidase — MRRTLTAALFAGVVVVAATTATGTATAAPSTSGYIVMLRDSAASPSVAAEHARAYGASVSHVYQYSIHGYSAQMSATAAARIAKDSRVLLVQPDGVATIDAQTTPTGIDRADAELSPTAKINGVDERVDVDVAVIDTGIDLTHPDLNVYTAGAKNCSTGRSANDGNGHGSHVAGTIGALDNGVGVVGMAPGARVWPVRVLNNAGSGSFSDIICGIDYVTAHAGEIEVANMSLGGSGSDSACGSNKDAMHEAICRSVAAGVTYAVAAGNETDNAANHVPAAYDEVITVSALADFNGQPGGGAAPTCRTDVDDTIADFSNFGADVDLMAPGVCIYSTWKGGGYNTISGTSMASPHVAGGAALYKATHPTATPSAVKSALQSAGTTNYSWPAGDPDGIQEKLLNVATF; from the coding sequence ATGCGCAGAACGCTGACGGCGGCGCTGTTCGCAGGCGTCGTCGTGGTGGCCGCCACCACCGCCACCGGCACGGCCACCGCCGCCCCGTCAACCAGCGGCTACATCGTCATGCTGCGCGACAGCGCAGCCTCCCCGTCGGTGGCCGCCGAACACGCCCGCGCCTACGGCGCGTCTGTCAGCCACGTCTACCAGTACTCCATCCACGGCTACTCGGCGCAGATGAGCGCCACCGCCGCCGCCCGGATCGCCAAGGATTCCCGCGTCCTGCTGGTCCAGCCCGACGGCGTGGCCACCATCGACGCGCAGACCACGCCGACCGGCATCGACCGGGCCGACGCCGAGCTGAGCCCGACCGCGAAGATCAACGGCGTCGACGAGCGGGTCGACGTCGACGTCGCGGTGATCGACACCGGCATCGACCTCACCCACCCCGACCTGAACGTCTACACCGCCGGCGCGAAGAACTGCTCCACCGGCAGGAGCGCGAACGACGGCAACGGCCACGGCTCGCACGTGGCCGGCACCATCGGCGCGCTCGACAACGGCGTCGGCGTGGTCGGCATGGCCCCGGGGGCCCGGGTGTGGCCGGTACGGGTGCTCAACAACGCCGGCAGCGGCTCGTTCTCGGACATCATCTGCGGCATCGACTACGTGACCGCGCACGCCGGCGAGATCGAGGTCGCGAACATGAGCCTCGGTGGCTCCGGCTCCGACAGCGCCTGCGGCAGCAACAAGGACGCCATGCACGAGGCGATCTGCCGGTCGGTCGCCGCGGGTGTCACCTACGCGGTGGCGGCCGGGAACGAGACCGACAATGCCGCCAACCACGTGCCGGCCGCGTACGACGAGGTCATCACGGTCAGCGCGCTGGCCGACTTCAACGGGCAGCCCGGTGGCGGCGCGGCCCCCACCTGCCGCACCGACGTGGACGACACCATCGCCGACTTCTCCAACTTCGGTGCGGACGTGGACCTGATGGCCCCGGGCGTCTGCATCTACTCCACCTGGAAGGGCGGCGGCTACAACACCATCTCGGGCACCTCGATGGCCAGCCCGCACGTCGCAGGTGGCGCGGCGCTGTACAAGGCGACCCACCCGACGGCCACCCCGAGCGCCGTCAAGTCGGCCCTCCAGTCGGCGGGCACGACCAACTACAGCTGGCCGGCCGGTGACCCGGACGGGATCCAGGAGAAGCTGCTCAACGTCGCCACCTTCTGA
- a CDS encoding helix-turn-helix domain-containing protein, producing the protein MPIAVDIDVMLARRKMSVGELADRVGITPANLAVLKNGRAKAVRFATLAALCEVLKCQPGDLLRWEAEDAAGG; encoded by the coding sequence ATGCCGATCGCCGTCGACATCGACGTGATGCTGGCCAGGCGGAAGATGTCCGTGGGCGAGCTCGCGGACCGCGTAGGGATCACGCCCGCCAACCTGGCGGTACTCAAGAACGGCCGCGCCAAGGCGGTGCGCTTCGCGACGCTCGCCGCGCTCTGCGAGGTGCTCAAGTGCCAGCCGGGCGACCTGCTGCGCTGGGAGGCCGAGGACGCCGCGGGCGGATGA
- a CDS encoding TIGR04222 domain-containing membrane protein: MDNAETLAATEIAWLRGGNWGAVMAGLAMLHTRGVLAPGAGRIRRTGSLPQDAEPLERALYAALYGSIGPRELAGQKRVQRALRDVRRSLVERGLVRATSRRVLMPVLLVVLPPVLLAKLVALRAVGVTEGLVAVVVLVGIAVWLRPRRTVAGTRALAAGRVRYGDLVERSQLEPVEVGLAVALFGTPAILALMPRFAWGAGLLDGGRSSNHFDSRLDSSPWGANTDSFWN, from the coding sequence ATGGACAACGCCGAAACGCTTGCTGCCACCGAGATCGCCTGGCTACGCGGTGGTAACTGGGGGGCAGTGATGGCTGGTCTGGCCATGCTGCATACGCGCGGGGTCTTGGCACCGGGTGCCGGCAGAATCCGCCGGACGGGATCGCTTCCGCAGGATGCTGAGCCGCTGGAGCGGGCGCTGTACGCCGCCTTGTACGGCTCTATAGGGCCCAGGGAACTGGCCGGCCAGAAGCGGGTGCAGCGAGCACTTCGCGATGTGCGGCGGAGCCTGGTCGAGCGGGGACTCGTGCGGGCTACCAGCCGAAGGGTTCTGATGCCGGTCCTGCTGGTGGTGCTGCCCCCGGTGTTGCTTGCGAAGTTGGTGGCGCTAAGAGCGGTCGGTGTGACAGAGGGACTGGTGGCCGTCGTGGTTCTCGTGGGAATCGCCGTCTGGCTTCGGCCTCGCCGGACCGTTGCCGGGACTCGAGCGTTGGCTGCCGGCCGGGTTCGATACGGCGACCTCGTCGAGCGGTCCCAGCTGGAGCCCGTCGAGGTCGGCCTCGCGGTGGCACTTTTCGGCACCCCCGCGATTCTGGCGCTGATGCCGAGATTTGCCTGGGGCGCTGGTCTGCTCGACGGTGGCCGGTCGTCGAACCACTTCGATAGCCGCCTCGACTCGTCGCCATGGGGTGCAAACACCGACTCCTTCTGGAACTGA
- a CDS encoding GNAT family N-acetyltransferase, with amino-acid sequence MNPTATAAGVTIVAMGDQHADAVLDIYRLGIATGNATFETEPPTWHDFTATRLPGHRWVALDPAGPVLGWVACSAVSDRCAYAGVVEHSVYVHPDARGRGVGHALLDALIASTEQAGIWTIQSGIFPENTASLALHAACGFRTVGTRQRIGRHHGTWRDVTLIERRSPTVT; translated from the coding sequence ATGAATCCCACTGCCACCGCTGCTGGCGTCACGATCGTGGCCATGGGCGACCAGCACGCCGACGCCGTGTTGGACATCTACCGGCTCGGCATCGCCACCGGCAACGCCACCTTCGAAACCGAACCACCCACCTGGCACGACTTCACCGCCACCCGGCTGCCCGGCCACCGCTGGGTGGCCCTCGACCCCGCCGGTCCTGTCCTGGGCTGGGTGGCCTGCTCGGCCGTGTCGGACCGGTGCGCCTACGCCGGAGTCGTCGAACACTCCGTCTACGTCCACCCCGACGCCCGCGGCCGAGGAGTCGGCCACGCCCTGCTCGACGCGCTGATCGCCTCCACCGAGCAGGCGGGCATCTGGACCATCCAGTCCGGCATCTTCCCTGAGAACACCGCCAGCCTCGCCCTGCACGCCGCCTGCGGCTTCCGCACCGTCGGCACCCGCCAGCGCATCGGCCGCCACCACGGAACCTGGCGCGACGTGACCCTCATCGAACGCCGCAGCCCCACCGTCACCTGA
- a CDS encoding MFS transporter, with translation MVLAELAFTFAHWVFPLAIPVYATVVLHAPASLLGVLFTINAVLVGVGQLPVLRWQRAVRRTHAMALAGVVFIASFCAFAFADMLPAGAGVSVGLLVATLLFTLGELLHATPSASLGAGAAPQSHRGRYLAVYQLTWAVSAIFAPVGVTQVITVNPQLLWLIVAVIVAVASVTVLRLATSLPTDVVWPAKDDAR, from the coding sequence TTGGTCCTGGCCGAGCTTGCGTTCACCTTCGCCCACTGGGTTTTCCCGCTCGCGATACCCGTCTACGCCACGGTGGTGCTGCACGCGCCCGCAAGCCTGCTCGGCGTGCTGTTCACCATCAACGCCGTCCTCGTCGGCGTCGGCCAACTCCCGGTTCTACGTTGGCAACGCGCCGTACGCCGGACCCACGCCATGGCTCTCGCGGGCGTGGTGTTCATCGCCTCGTTCTGTGCCTTCGCATTTGCCGACATGCTGCCTGCCGGCGCCGGAGTGTCAGTCGGGCTCCTGGTCGCGACGCTGCTGTTCACCCTCGGCGAATTGCTCCACGCCACACCATCGGCCTCGCTCGGTGCCGGCGCGGCACCGCAGTCACACCGGGGCCGTTACCTCGCCGTCTACCAACTCACCTGGGCGGTCTCGGCGATCTTCGCGCCGGTCGGCGTCACCCAGGTCATCACGGTGAACCCGCAACTTCTCTGGCTGATCGTGGCCGTCATTGTCGCGGTGGCCAGCGTGACCGTGCTCAGGCTCGCCACCAGCCTGCCCACCGACGTGGTGTGGCCGGCGAAGGACGATGCCCGATGA